From the genome of Xylocopilactobacillus apis:
CCGAACACTATAAAATGGATTGGCTCACTGCTTTTCCTCTAAAAGATATTATTTTAAAAATTGGTTCGGCATCTGAAACAGCCAAATTTATAAATCAGCAAATGAGATTGGTCATGGCCAATCAAAAATTATTTTATGGGGTCGCCGACCGATCTTCTAATTTATTTCTTGGATTTGTCGAAATAACTTTTATAGGTGAAACTGCTCAAATTGATCTTTCTCTAGATTCAGATGAGATAGTTTTGTACCTTACAGAATTTTTAAAATCTAACTTTGGGGTCAAAAAAATATTTCCCAGGAAATAAATTTTTAGCACTCTCTTGACATGAGTGCTAAAAGGATTATAATGTAATTGTAAAAAGTTAGAAAGGGGTTTTTAAAAATGGCAAATGAAATAGCAAATAGAAATAATGATTGGTTTGGTTTTCCGGCAGATCCGTTTTTTAATGATGATTGGGATTTATTCTCTCGCAATTTCCCTGCTCATCGTACTTTAACTAACATGTTAACTGATGTTAAGGAAAGCAAAGATAAGTATGAAGTTGCTGTTGATATCCCTGGCGTAGACAAGAATAAGATTAATATTGATTATCATAACGATGAATTAAAAGTTTCCTATCACAACGAAAAGACTAATGAAGAGAAAGATAAAGAAGGAAGATTGATTCATTCAGAACGTAAGTTTGGATCTTTTCAAAGAATCTATACTTTCCCTGATATTAATCCAGAAAAAATTGCTGCTGAATATAAAGATGGTGTTCTTCATATCACTTTACCGAAAGTTTCAGCAGAATCTAAGAATACAAAACGAATCGAAATTAAATAAAAATAAAGCCCCTGAGGTATAAAACCTGAGGGGTTTTTATTTTGTTTCA
Proteins encoded in this window:
- a CDS encoding Hsp20/alpha crystallin family protein, which produces MANEIANRNNDWFGFPADPFFNDDWDLFSRNFPAHRTLTNMLTDVKESKDKYEVAVDIPGVDKNKINIDYHNDELKVSYHNEKTNEEKDKEGRLIHSERKFGSFQRIYTFPDINPEKIAAEYKDGVLHITLPKVSAESKNTKRIEIK